A part of Lacinutrix sp. 5H-3-7-4 genomic DNA contains:
- a CDS encoding lipocalin family protein, whose amino-acid sequence MKKLLLLLLTTGFLASCGTPKVVRQSEKTIKGQWVLNSINYSEPGTYNVKLLNDTSKECFEQSTWQFIPNNNTGIYSIVNSTCDTGDRNFIFTIQETDETTGLYHFLLKPTNAKGKSEFNQGFRLKLSQLSDLAMQWQQTVNVDGKPFTINMNFSKL is encoded by the coding sequence ATGAAAAAACTACTATTACTACTTTTAACCACAGGATTCCTTGCTTCATGCGGAACTCCAAAAGTTGTAAGACAATCTGAAAAAACTATTAAAGGTCAATGGGTTCTTAATTCTATAAATTATAGCGAACCTGGGACATACAATGTAAAATTACTAAACGATACATCTAAAGAATGTTTCGAGCAAAGTACTTGGCAATTTATACCAAATAATAATACGGGTATATATAGTATTGTAAACAGTACTTGCGATACTGGAGATCGTAATTTTATTTTTACTATTCAAGAAACCGATGAAACTACTGGCCTTTATCACTTTCTATTAAAACCAACCAACGCAAAAGGTAAAAGTGAATTCAATCAAGGATTTAGATTAAAGTTGTCTCAACTATCAGACCTAGCCATGCAATGGCAACAAACCGTAAATGTAGATGGAAAACCATTTACAATTAATATGAACTTTTCAAAACTATAA
- a CDS encoding OmpA family protein: protein MKSTIYKISTAILTVMVVLSMSSCSSVKNANNKQKGGVIGATGGAILGAIIGNNVGKGGNGELGAVIGGVVGGGAGVLIGSKMDKQAQKIEEEIPGAEVERVDDGIVVTFDENSGVYFDTAKYNINAASQATLSKLIGVFREYPDTNILVVGHTDSVGSEDSNMTLSKNRAYAVTNYLTNQGISNARVTTNWFGEGQPTNDNSTKEGRAKNRRVNIAIVPNQKMIDEAKTQSGEN, encoded by the coding sequence ATGAAATCAACAATATATAAAATATCTACAGCTATACTAACCGTTATGGTAGTACTTTCTATGTCAAGCTGTAGCTCTGTAAAAAATGCAAATAACAAACAAAAAGGTGGCGTAATTGGAGCTACTGGTGGAGCCATTCTAGGAGCCATAATAGGTAATAACGTTGGTAAAGGAGGTAATGGCGAATTAGGTGCCGTTATTGGTGGCGTTGTTGGCGGTGGCGCTGGAGTACTTATTGGTAGCAAAATGGATAAACAAGCACAAAAAATTGAAGAAGAAATTCCTGGAGCTGAAGTTGAACGTGTAGATGATGGAATTGTTGTAACTTTTGATGAAAACAGTGGTGTGTATTTTGATACCGCTAAGTATAATATTAATGCTGCTTCACAAGCAACCTTAAGTAAATTAATAGGCGTATTTCGTGAATATCCAGATACTAATATTTTAGTAGTTGGTCACACAGATAGTGTTGGTAGCGAAGACAGTAACATGACACTATCTAAAAATAGAGCTTACGCAGTTACAAACTACCTTACTAATCAAGGAATTAGTAACGCTAGAGTAACTACAAATTGGTTTGGAGAAGGACAACCTACAAATGACAATAGCACAAAAGAAGGAAGAGCGAAAAACAGACGTGTAAATATTGCCATTGTCCCAAACCAAAAAATGATTGATGAAGCAAAAACTCAGTCTGGAGAAAACTAA